In Aestuariibius sp. HNIBRBA575, a genomic segment contains:
- a CDS encoding glycosyltransferase family 2 protein yields the protein MHSAPISIAAIVIGRNEGDRLVQCLTSLRGFDRIVYVDSGSTDGSVEMAQGRGVEVVALDMRQKFTAARARNAGIAQLSGSNPPEFVQFLDGDCELQGGWLDQAKAHLIAHPDIAVVCGRRRERFPDASLYNAQCDREWDTPIGQARACGGDALMRFDAVQQVGGYNPGLIAGEEPEMCVRLRAKGWKIWRIDVEMALHDAAMTRFSQYWKRARRSGHAFAEGAFLHGSPPEKHFVSETKRSALWGLGIPALIVFLSLISPWALMLIWVYPAQILRMARRDGFTKLGWQTAILLTLAKFAEGQGVLEFHLRRLLNRPAGLIEYK from the coding sequence ATGCATTCCGCCCCTATAAGCATCGCCGCCATCGTGATTGGCCGCAACGAAGGCGATCGTTTGGTGCAATGTCTGACATCCCTGCGCGGGTTTGACAGGATTGTGTATGTGGACAGCGGATCAACTGATGGATCCGTGGAAATGGCACAGGGGCGCGGCGTCGAAGTTGTGGCGTTGGACATGCGCCAAAAATTCACCGCAGCCCGGGCGCGCAATGCGGGCATTGCGCAGCTTTCAGGCTCTAATCCACCTGAATTTGTCCAATTTCTGGACGGGGATTGCGAATTGCAGGGCGGTTGGCTGGATCAAGCCAAGGCCCATCTGATCGCCCATCCTGATATCGCCGTGGTCTGTGGGCGGCGGCGGGAACGGTTTCCCGACGCATCCCTCTATAACGCGCAATGTGATCGGGAATGGGACACGCCTATCGGGCAGGCCCGCGCCTGTGGCGGCGATGCCTTGATGCGTTTTGACGCTGTGCAACAGGTGGGCGGCTATAATCCCGGTTTGATTGCAGGCGAAGAGCCTGAAATGTGTGTGCGTCTGCGTGCCAAAGGGTGGAAAATCTGGCGGATCGATGTGGAAATGGCGCTGCATGACGCGGCCATGACCCGGTTTTCACAATATTGGAAACGCGCCCGGCGATCCGGTCATGCCTTTGCCGAAGGGGCCTTTTTGCACGGATCCCCGCCTGAAAAACACTTTGTCAGCGAAACAAAACGTTCGGCCCTATGGGGGCTGGGGATACCGGCGCTGATCGTATTTTTGAGTTTGATCAGCCCTTGGGCGTTGATGCTGATCTGGGTCTATCCCGCCCAAATCCTGCGCATGGCACGACGGGACGGGTTCACCAAACTGGGGTGGCAAACCGCGATATTGCTGACATTGGCGAAATTCGCCGAAGGGCAGGGTGTGCTGGAATTTCACCTGCGCCGGTTGCTGAACCGTCCCGCCGGGCTGATCGAATATAAATAG
- a CDS encoding sulfotransferase domain-containing protein, which produces MNQPPSLPDFIIIGAMKCGTSTLAAQLSAQEGLFMTTPKEPNFFSDDAEFSRGHDWYQSLYSTAQTGDLCGEASTHYTKLPTYPETLPRLLASGATPKLIYILRDPIERLISHYIHEWTQGVMQGPIEQAVTRHPELQAYSEYGTQISPWVDAYGSDNILILNMAQLKTDPQAMLMQVGQFLQRPDLAWQNDQARVNVSSERIRKRPLDRLLIGNPVATWLRRSLVPQSLRDVVKAKRQIQNRPSLPLPMRNNLITTFRADRQKLLRMFPDRPELSGIYPDPS; this is translated from the coding sequence ATGAATCAGCCTCCCTCTCTCCCCGACTTCATCATCATTGGTGCCATGAAATGTGGCACTTCAACACTTGCCGCGCAGCTTAGCGCTCAAGAAGGTCTGTTCATGACCACCCCAAAGGAACCCAATTTCTTTTCTGATGATGCCGAATTTTCCCGGGGGCACGACTGGTATCAATCGCTCTATTCAACCGCCCAGACCGGTGATCTATGTGGCGAAGCCAGCACACACTACACCAAGCTGCCAACCTATCCAGAGACACTTCCACGCTTGTTGGCCAGTGGCGCGACCCCAAAACTGATTTATATCCTACGTGATCCAATTGAACGCCTGATCTCCCATTATATTCACGAATGGACTCAAGGTGTCATGCAGGGTCCGATTGAACAGGCTGTCACGCGCCATCCGGAGTTACAGGCTTATAGTGAATATGGGACCCAAATTTCTCCTTGGGTGGATGCCTATGGCTCAGATAACATTCTAATCCTTAACATGGCACAACTCAAAACAGATCCCCAAGCGATGCTAATGCAGGTGGGCCAGTTCCTACAACGACCTGATTTGGCCTGGCAAAATGATCAAGCCCGAGTAAACGTGTCCAGCGAACGTATCCGTAAACGCCCACTGGATCGGTTGTTGATCGGCAACCCGGTCGCAACCTGGTTGCGCCGCAGCCTTGTCCCCCAAAGCCTGCGCGATGTTGTGAAGGCCAAACGTCAGATTCAAAATCGACCCAGCCTACCCCTTCCGATGCGCAACAATCTGATCACAACATTTCGCGCGGATCGCCAAAAACTGCTTAGAATGTTCCCAGATCGCCCAGAGCTCTCCGGCATCTACCCGGATCCATCCTGA